A window of Cucurbita pepo subsp. pepo cultivar mu-cu-16 chromosome LG06, ASM280686v2, whole genome shotgun sequence contains these coding sequences:
- the LOC111797745 gene encoding GPN-loop GTPase 2, whose product MVFGQVVIGPPGSGKTTYCNGMSQFLQLIGRKVAVINLDPANDSLPYECAVNIEDLIKLSDVMMEHSLGPNGGLVYCMDYLEKNIDWLQGRLAPLLRDHYLLFDFPGQVELFSLHSNAKNVIMKLIKNLNLRLTAVHLVDAHLCSDPGKYVSALLLSLSTMLHLELPHVNVLSKIDLIENYGRLAFNLDFYTDVQDLSYLQHHLDQDPRSAKYRKLTKELCDVVEDFGLVNFTTLDIQDKESVGNLVKLLDKSNGYIFAGMEASAAEFSKIAVGATDWDYYRVAAVQEKYMDDENLKFND is encoded by the exons ATGGTGTTTGGGCAAGTTGTAATCGGTCCGCCTGGTTCGGGAAAGACTACCTACTGTAATGGCATGTCTCAGTTCTTGCAGCTTATCGGAAG AAAGGTTGCTGTCATCAACTTGGATCCTGCTAATGACTCATTGCC CTACGAATGTGCTGTAAACATTGAGGATCTGATCAAGCTAAGTGATGTGATGATGGAACACTCTCTTGGTCCTAATGGAG GCTTGGTTTATTGCATGGATTATCTGGAGAAAAATATAGATTGGTTGCAAGGTAGATTGGCACCCCTTTTGCGAG ATCACTATCTCCTATTCGACTTTCCAGGACAAGTTGAATTATTTTCCCTACACTCCAATGCCAAGAATGTTATAATGAAACTCATCAAGAATTTGAATCTGAGG TTGACTGCAGTGCATTTAGTTGATGCTCATCTTTGCAGTGACCCTGGAAAGTATGTTAGTGCACTGCTGCTCTCTTTATCAACCATGTTGCATCTGGAGCTCCCACATGTTAATGTCTTATCTAAGATCGATTTAATTGAGAACTATGGAAGGCTAG CTTTTAATCTTGACTTCTATACGGATGTGCAAGATTTATCATACCTACAACATCATCTTGACCAAGATCCTCGCTCTGCCAAGTACAG AAAGCTCACTAAGGAGCTTTGCGATGTAGTTGAAGATTTTGGTTTAGTCAATTTTACTACCTTAGATATCCAG GATAAAGAGAGTGTAGGAAATCTAGTTAAGCTATTAGACAAGAGCAATGGTTACATTTTTGCTGGTATGGAAGCAAGTGCAGCTGAATTCAGCAAGATTGCAGTTGGTGCTACGGATTGGGATTATTACAG AGTTGCGGCAGTGCAAGAGAAGTACATGGATGATGAAAATCTCAAGTTCAATGACTGA